The following proteins are co-located in the Parafannyhessea umbonata genome:
- a CDS encoding response regulator transcription factor yields the protein MASDEKRILLVEDEKTIRDAVAAYLERENYIVRGVGDGQSALEEFEKHSFDLIILDLMLPKLSGERVCRAIRETSNVPIIMLTAKGEVEDRIIGLELGADDYLIKPFSPRELVARVRALLRRAHAESEPQLEVLDFGDLVIDISGHKVMVEGKEVDLTASEFKLLTTLARYPGRVYTRMELVEKVLGYDFEGYERTIDSHVKNLRAKLGDDPRNPRWLYTVHGVGYRFEAPQKPEKKSAE from the coding sequence ATGGCTTCGGACGAGAAACGCATCCTATTGGTCGAGGACGAGAAGACCATCCGCGACGCCGTCGCGGCATACCTTGAGCGCGAGAACTACATCGTGCGCGGCGTAGGCGACGGCCAGAGCGCCCTGGAGGAGTTCGAGAAGCACTCCTTCGACCTCATCATTCTGGACCTCATGCTCCCGAAGCTCTCTGGCGAGCGCGTATGCCGTGCCATCAGGGAGACCTCTAACGTCCCCATCATCATGCTGACCGCGAAGGGCGAGGTCGAGGACCGCATCATCGGCCTTGAGCTTGGTGCCGACGACTACCTGATCAAGCCCTTCTCGCCCCGCGAGCTCGTGGCACGCGTCCGCGCGCTGCTGCGCCGCGCCCACGCGGAGAGCGAGCCCCAGCTTGAGGTGCTGGACTTTGGCGACCTCGTCATCGACATCTCTGGCCACAAGGTCATGGTCGAGGGCAAGGAGGTTGACCTCACCGCATCCGAGTTTAAGCTGCTCACGACCCTCGCGCGCTACCCGGGCCGCGTCTACACGCGCATGGAGCTGGTCGAGAAGGTCCTGGGCTACGATTTCGAGGGCTACGAGCGTACGATAGACTCCCACGTGAAGAACCTCCGCGCCAAGCTGGGCGACGACCCCCGCAACCCGCGTTGGCTCTACACGGTGCACGGCGTTGGCTACCGCTTCGAGGCGCCTCAGAAGCCCGAGAAGAAGAGTGCGGAATAG
- a CDS encoding TIGR03905 family TSCPD domain-containing protein translates to MFHYDFVPRGVCSRAIHLDLSDDGRTIEGVSFEGGCDGNLKAVGKLVEGRPVADVVELLAGNTCGMRRTSCADQMTIALCEAQRELAHARG, encoded by the coding sequence ATGTTTCACTACGACTTTGTGCCGCGCGGCGTGTGCTCGCGTGCCATCCACCTGGACCTGAGCGATGACGGACGGACCATCGAGGGCGTGAGCTTCGAGGGCGGCTGCGACGGCAACCTGAAGGCCGTCGGCAAGCTGGTGGAGGGTAGGCCCGTGGCGGACGTGGTGGAGCTTCTTGCGGGTAACACCTGTGGCATGCGCCGCACCTCGTGCGCGGACCAGATGACCATTGCCCTGTGCGAGGCTCAGCGCGAGCTTGCGCACGCGCGAGGCTAG
- a CDS encoding phosphoribosylaminoimidazolesuccinocarboxamide synthase, which yields MGAMELRPDSHGKVRDIYDCGDSLLMVASDRISAFDYILPDEIPYKGEILSRISAFWFNRFKDLMPNHLITMDVSGYPEEYRKYGEYLTGRSMLVKKAKTVPIECIVRGYLTGSGKKTYDQDGTVCGIKLPAGLTEASKIPEPIFTPSTKAALGDHDENISFERCAELVGEDVATQLRDASLKLYTAAAEYAQTRGIIIADTKFEFGFIDGKLTLIDEALTPDSSRFWPADGYEPGKVQPSYDKQYVRDWLKANWDMTGEPPHLPEEVVKGTSERYQEAFEIITGEKFTPMKESNVSA from the coding sequence ATGGGAGCCATGGAGCTTCGTCCGGATTCTCACGGCAAGGTTCGCGACATTTACGACTGTGGCGACAGCCTGCTCATGGTCGCGAGCGACCGTATCAGCGCGTTCGACTACATCCTGCCCGACGAGATTCCGTATAAGGGAGAGATTCTCTCCCGCATTTCGGCCTTCTGGTTCAACAGGTTCAAGGACCTGATGCCAAACCACCTGATCACGATGGACGTGAGCGGGTATCCCGAGGAGTACCGGAAGTACGGCGAGTACCTCACGGGTCGCTCCATGCTCGTGAAGAAGGCGAAGACCGTTCCCATCGAGTGCATCGTCCGCGGTTACCTCACCGGATCCGGCAAGAAGACGTATGACCAGGACGGCACCGTCTGCGGCATCAAGCTGCCCGCGGGTCTGACCGAGGCTTCCAAGATCCCCGAGCCGATCTTTACCCCGTCCACCAAGGCCGCCCTTGGAGACCACGACGAGAACATCAGCTTCGAGCGCTGTGCCGAGCTCGTGGGCGAGGACGTTGCGACCCAGCTGCGCGACGCATCCCTGAAGCTGTACACCGCGGCTGCGGAATATGCCCAGACGCGTGGCATCATCATCGCGGACACAAAGTTCGAGTTCGGCTTCATCGACGGCAAGTTGACCCTGATCGACGAGGCACTCACGCCCGACTCGAGCCGCTTCTGGCCCGCGGACGGCTACGAGCCCGGCAAGGTCCAGCCCAGCTACGACAAGCAGTACGTGCGTGACTGGCTGAAGGCGAACTGGGACATGACCGGCGAGCCGCCCCACCTGCCCGAAGAGGTCGTCAAGGGTACCTCGGAGCGCTATCAGGAGGCCTTCGAGATCATCACCGGCGAGAAGTTCACACCCATGAAGGAGTCAAATGTCTCTGCGTGA
- a CDS encoding sensor histidine kinase: protein MADIDATRSYDEREDAGEKSDSTKAEYSTLKRATRVANPTTSFTSRMAFFFALTAVMTAAILSIVLAVVWEQQFQGYTRQNMQRLAQQTADTLGTQYDKGGDRWTSSVIEYAKTSISAYPDISMQILDANDALVYDETAANRAASGKMSHDAKQNPVPSSANDIVSAEVTDSTGRKVGTVRLWAFGSEALITKSDAAFRQNSYTAILTAAAVAIFLASIIGYCTSRALTRPIKKITVTATQIRNGDLTARTGLKGTDEIGQLGETFDGMATELERDIKFEHRLTSDVAHELRTPLMAMQATVEAMQDGVLPADDEHLETVASEVRRLSRLVDAMLHLSRVENNEKFKIEKTDMVFVLKSLVTMQQQLFAECDLRLRFDDKTPNHELYADVNPDLIREAITNLMSNAMRYTPAGGWVVVSIGYEGRSYMQVSVRDTGIGIAKEDIPRVFSRFWRSDASRERVSGGLGVGLALTKEIVDKHNGSISVESELGKGTTFTLHIPLEHKAGGSSREE from the coding sequence GTGGCAGACATAGACGCAACCAGGTCATACGACGAGCGTGAGGACGCGGGCGAGAAGAGCGACAGCACGAAGGCCGAGTACTCAACCTTGAAGCGCGCGACGCGCGTTGCCAACCCGACCACGTCCTTCACGAGTCGCATGGCTTTTTTCTTCGCACTGACCGCCGTGATGACGGCAGCCATACTCTCCATCGTGCTTGCGGTGGTGTGGGAGCAGCAGTTCCAGGGCTACACCCGGCAGAACATGCAGCGCCTTGCCCAGCAGACCGCCGACACCCTTGGCACGCAGTACGACAAGGGCGGGGACCGCTGGACCTCGAGCGTCATCGAGTACGCGAAGACCTCGATTTCCGCGTACCCGGACATCAGCATGCAGATACTTGATGCCAACGATGCCCTGGTGTACGACGAGACCGCCGCAAACCGCGCCGCTTCCGGCAAGATGTCCCACGACGCCAAACAGAACCCCGTGCCGTCATCGGCAAACGACATCGTATCGGCCGAGGTGACCGACAGCACGGGCAGGAAGGTAGGCACCGTTCGGCTTTGGGCGTTTGGGTCGGAGGCGCTTATCACGAAGTCCGACGCAGCCTTCAGGCAGAACTCGTACACCGCAATCCTGACGGCCGCGGCCGTCGCGATATTCCTGGCGAGCATCATTGGCTACTGCACCTCTCGCGCCCTGACGCGGCCCATCAAGAAGATAACCGTCACCGCGACGCAGATTAGGAACGGCGACCTGACGGCGCGGACGGGGCTCAAGGGCACGGACGAGATAGGCCAGCTGGGCGAGACGTTCGATGGCATGGCGACGGAGCTGGAGCGCGATATCAAGTTCGAGCACCGCCTGACTAGCGATGTGGCGCACGAGCTGCGCACGCCGCTCATGGCGATGCAGGCGACGGTCGAGGCCATGCAGGACGGGGTGCTACCGGCAGACGACGAGCACCTTGAGACGGTCGCCAGCGAGGTGAGGCGTCTTTCTCGCCTGGTTGATGCGATGCTGCACCTTTCTCGCGTGGAGAACAACGAGAAGTTCAAGATTGAGAAGACCGACATGGTCTTTGTGCTCAAGAGCCTGGTGACGATGCAGCAGCAGCTGTTTGCGGAATGCGACCTACGGCTGCGCTTTGACGACAAGACGCCGAACCACGAGCTCTATGCGGACGTGAACCCCGACCTCATTCGCGAGGCCATCACGAACCTCATGTCCAACGCCATGCGCTACACGCCCGCGGGAGGCTGGGTCGTGGTTAGCATTGGCTACGAGGGCCGCAGCTACATGCAGGTATCCGTAAGGGATACGGGCATAGGCATCGCCAAGGAGGACATCCCGAGGGTGTTCTCGCGCTTTTGGCGCTCAGACGCAAGCCGCGAGCGGGTCTCCGGCGGCCTTGGCGTGGGCCTAGCGCTCACGAAGGAGATCGTCGACAAGCACAACGGCAGCATCTCCGTGGAGTCCGAGCTTGGGAAGGGCACGACGTTCACGTTGCACATACCGCTTGAGCACAAGGCGGGCGGCTCTTCTCGCGAGGAATAG
- a CDS encoding bifunctional nuclease domain-containing protein: MDIQTVVVGGGPVASLIVLRTRKPNADGSFTQLPIRIGAVEATAISMGVDGAHGGRPMTHDLLASTIEALGAKVSHVVISDVEGTTFFAQVALRTNSGRSIQVDARPSDAIALAVRVDAPLFAEESVLEAATLPDFAAVEKDEEKQELEKFHAFVEGLSPDDFNAAH, from the coding sequence ATGGACATCCAGACGGTGGTGGTCGGCGGAGGTCCCGTCGCGTCCCTCATCGTACTCAGGACCAGGAAGCCCAACGCGGATGGCAGCTTCACGCAGCTCCCCATTCGCATCGGCGCGGTCGAGGCAACCGCAATCTCCATGGGAGTCGACGGCGCCCACGGCGGACGACCCATGACACACGATCTTTTGGCCTCGACCATCGAGGCTCTGGGAGCGAAGGTCTCTCACGTTGTCATATCAGACGTGGAAGGAACCACGTTCTTCGCCCAGGTGGCTCTCAGGACCAATTCCGGCCGCTCCATCCAAGTGGACGCTCGCCCGTCGGATGCCATCGCGCTCGCCGTTCGCGTCGACGCGCCGCTGTTTGCAGAGGAGTCCGTGCTCGAGGCCGCGACGCTTCCGGACTTCGCGGCGGTCGAGAAGGACGAGGAGAAGCAAGAGCTCGAGAAGTTCCACGCCTTCGTGGAGGGCCTCTCCCCGGACGATTTCAACGCCGCACACTAA
- a CDS encoding argininosuccinate synthase gives MAAEKNKEKVVLAYSGGLDTSVMVKWLQLEKNLDVVAICGNVGQDAQDLTWIEKKALGMGAVYSKALDMRSEYAEDFLTKAIAANGMYEDTYPLLSALSRPLIVKHLVDIAHETGASYICHGCTGKGNDQVRFESSIHALDPELKILAPVREWDLHTREDEMEWAKQHGVPVPTTAAKPYSLDENLWGRAIECGALEDPWKEAPADIYTLTADPMSAPDEPEEVVLGFEQGKPVSLNGKKMDLLSLIIKMNKIAGKHGYGRLDMIEDRVVGIKSHEVYECPGSLAIINMHKALETMCLDGATLQYKHMIDQQWATTVYNGLWYSQLKQALDAFCADTQKFVTGQVKAKFYKGSMTVTGRKSAYSLYDYSLATYGEGDTFDRSASKGFIELHTLAATTWSKTQGPAAEYELQKQSENVHVA, from the coding sequence ATGGCAGCAGAGAAGAACAAGGAAAAGGTCGTCCTGGCGTATTCGGGTGGTCTGGATACCTCCGTCATGGTGAAGTGGCTGCAGCTCGAGAAGAACCTCGACGTCGTCGCGATCTGCGGCAACGTTGGCCAGGACGCACAGGACCTCACCTGGATCGAGAAGAAGGCCCTGGGCATGGGTGCCGTGTACTCCAAGGCGCTTGACATGCGCTCTGAGTACGCCGAGGACTTCCTGACGAAGGCCATCGCGGCAAACGGCATGTACGAGGACACGTATCCGCTGCTATCCGCCCTGTCTCGTCCCCTGATCGTGAAGCACCTGGTGGACATTGCGCACGAGACCGGCGCATCCTACATCTGTCACGGCTGCACCGGCAAGGGCAACGACCAGGTGCGCTTTGAGTCCAGCATCCACGCCCTCGACCCCGAGCTCAAGATCCTGGCGCCCGTGCGCGAGTGGGACCTCCACACCCGCGAGGACGAGATGGAGTGGGCGAAGCAGCACGGCGTGCCCGTTCCCACCACCGCGGCGAAGCCGTACTCCCTGGACGAGAACCTCTGGGGTCGCGCGATCGAGTGCGGCGCCCTTGAGGACCCGTGGAAGGAGGCGCCGGCGGACATCTACACCCTGACGGCCGACCCGATGAGCGCCCCCGACGAGCCCGAGGAGGTTGTCCTTGGCTTCGAGCAGGGCAAGCCGGTCTCGCTGAACGGCAAGAAGATGGACCTGCTGAGCTTGATCATCAAGATGAACAAGATTGCGGGCAAGCACGGCTACGGACGTCTGGACATGATCGAGGACCGTGTGGTGGGCATCAAGAGCCACGAGGTATACGAGTGTCCCGGCTCGCTTGCGATCATCAACATGCACAAGGCCTTGGAGACCATGTGCCTGGATGGCGCGACCCTGCAGTACAAGCACATGATCGACCAGCAGTGGGCGACCACCGTCTACAACGGACTCTGGTACTCTCAGCTGAAGCAGGCCCTGGACGCGTTCTGCGCGGACACCCAGAAGTTCGTGACCGGTCAGGTCAAGGCGAAGTTCTACAAGGGAAGCATGACCGTGACCGGCCGCAAGAGCGCGTACTCGCTGTACGACTACAGCCTGGCGACGTATGGCGAGGGCGACACCTTTGACCGTAGCGCCTCCAAGGGCTTCATCGAGCTGCACACGCTCGCTGCGACCACGTGGTCCAAGACGCAGGGGCCCGCCGCGGAGTACGAGCTGCAGAAGCAGAGCGAGAACGTCCACGTGGCGTAG
- the purB gene encoding adenylosuccinate lyase — translation MIDRYTRPEMGNIFELEHKYEVWQEIEVLACEAHAELGESGITKEEAKWIRDHAKFNKAEVDEIEAVTNHDVIAFLTNMGSYIDADVPEGEPKPSRWVHYGMTSSDLGDTALCYQLCEATDILIEDCRKLGEICKRRAFEEKDTLCVGRTHGIHAEPMTFGMKFGSWAWELKRDLDRLKDARKNVSFGAISGAVGTYSSIDPRVEEYVCKHLGLVHDPLSTQVISRDHHAYLAGVLATTAATCERIATEIRNLQRTDTLEAEEPFRKGQKGSSAMPHKRNPITVEKVCGLSRVVKANAQVAFDNVALWHERDISHSSAERVAQADSFIALDHMFQCLIRIVDGLQLYPAQMMANLNKTRGLIFSSKVLLHLVDTGITREDAYKIVQENAMATWHEIQQCDPNGTTFRAKLEADPRCSHLTKEELDQIFDPWSFLGRIDVVFDRLEQLSFE, via the coding sequence ATGATTGATCGCTACACTCGTCCCGAGATGGGAAACATCTTCGAGCTCGAGCACAAGTACGAGGTCTGGCAGGAGATCGAGGTCCTGGCGTGCGAGGCTCACGCGGAGCTGGGCGAGAGCGGCATCACCAAGGAGGAGGCCAAGTGGATTCGCGACCACGCGAAGTTCAACAAGGCCGAGGTGGACGAGATCGAGGCCGTTACCAACCACGACGTGATCGCGTTCCTGACGAACATGGGCTCCTATATCGACGCGGACGTGCCCGAGGGCGAGCCGAAGCCCAGCCGTTGGGTCCACTACGGCATGACCAGCTCTGACCTGGGCGACACGGCCCTGTGCTACCAGCTGTGCGAGGCAACGGACATCCTTATCGAGGACTGCCGCAAGCTGGGGGAGATCTGCAAGCGCCGCGCGTTTGAGGAGAAGGACACGCTCTGCGTGGGCCGCACGCACGGCATCCATGCCGAGCCCATGACGTTTGGCATGAAGTTTGGCAGCTGGGCGTGGGAGCTGAAGCGCGACCTCGACAGGCTGAAAGACGCCCGCAAGAACGTGTCGTTTGGCGCAATCTCTGGCGCGGTGGGAACGTACAGCTCCATTGACCCGCGCGTGGAGGAATACGTCTGCAAGCACCTGGGCCTGGTGCACGACCCGCTGTCCACGCAGGTCATCAGCCGCGACCACCACGCGTACCTCGCCGGTGTGCTTGCGACGACGGCCGCCACGTGCGAGCGCATCGCGACCGAGATCAGGAACCTGCAGCGCACGGACACCCTCGAGGCCGAGGAGCCGTTCCGCAAGGGTCAGAAGGGCTCCAGCGCCATGCCGCACAAGCGCAACCCCATCACCGTCGAGAAGGTATGCGGCCTTTCTCGCGTGGTGAAGGCAAACGCGCAGGTTGCCTTCGACAACGTGGCGCTGTGGCACGAGCGCGACATCAGCCACTCCTCCGCGGAGCGCGTGGCGCAGGCGGACAGCTTCATCGCGCTCGACCACATGTTCCAGTGCCTCATCCGCATCGTGGACGGCCTGCAGCTGTATCCCGCGCAGATGATGGCCAACCTCAACAAGACCAGAGGGCTGATCTTCTCGTCCAAGGTCCTTCTGCACCTGGTGGACACCGGCATCACGCGCGAGGACGCCTACAAGATCGTGCAGGAAAACGCCATGGCCACGTGGCACGAGATTCAGCAGTGCGACCCCAACGGCACCACGTTCCGTGCGAAGTTGGAGGCAGACCCGCGCTGTAGCCACCTGACGAAGGAGGAGCTGGACCAGATCTTCGACCCGTGGAGCTTCCTCGGCCGCATCGACGTGGTGTTTGACAGGCTTGAGCAGCTGAGCTTCGAGTAG
- a CDS encoding aminopeptidase translates to MTCEECTLAIEGLSAQIDKYAELLVRKGLCVREGQEVVVQAPVECADFARRVVRLAYREGAGHVTVIWSDDVMTRLEYENVPLERFKHTPTWKVEQLNSLAEAGACFLFIEGSDPSALDGIDPAKPAAAAHARNTECLSFRNGMDFGKNVWCIAGAPVEAWAQKVFPDCAPYEAVYRLWLAILKVARADGLDPQLDWETHNATFEKNKGFLNDMAFDHLHYTSKNGTDLTIGLNAKGIWEGGAGRTVDGTVFFPNIPTEEVFTTPARTRVDGIVYSAMPLVHAGQIVDDFWLRFEGGKVVEYDAARGREVLRHIIETDENAAYLGECALISKRTPIRQSGLLFFDTLYDENASCHLALGTGFPECLEGGLDMDKDALLANGVNQSATHVDFMIGSDDLNITGVKSSGEEVSVFCNGAWAWESE, encoded by the coding sequence ATGACCTGCGAGGAGTGCACGCTGGCCATAGAGGGCCTGAGCGCCCAGATTGACAAGTATGCGGAGCTGCTTGTGCGCAAGGGGCTTTGCGTGCGAGAAGGGCAGGAGGTCGTGGTACAGGCCCCCGTGGAGTGCGCTGACTTTGCCAGGCGCGTGGTGCGCCTGGCGTATCGCGAGGGTGCCGGTCACGTGACCGTGATTTGGAGCGACGACGTGATGACGCGCCTGGAGTACGAGAACGTCCCTCTGGAGCGCTTCAAGCATACGCCCACCTGGAAGGTGGAGCAGCTGAACTCCCTTGCCGAGGCGGGAGCGTGCTTCCTGTTTATCGAGGGCAGCGACCCGTCCGCGCTTGACGGCATCGATCCCGCGAAGCCGGCGGCCGCGGCGCACGCGCGCAACACGGAGTGCCTGTCGTTCAGGAACGGCATGGACTTTGGCAAGAACGTCTGGTGCATTGCCGGCGCGCCCGTCGAGGCGTGGGCGCAGAAGGTCTTTCCCGATTGCGCGCCGTACGAGGCGGTCTATCGCCTGTGGCTTGCGATCCTGAAGGTCGCCCGCGCGGACGGCCTTGATCCGCAGCTTGACTGGGAGACCCATAACGCGACGTTCGAGAAGAACAAGGGCTTCCTGAACGATATGGCCTTTGACCACCTGCACTACACCTCGAAGAACGGGACCGACCTCACGATTGGCCTGAACGCGAAAGGCATCTGGGAGGGTGGCGCCGGGCGCACCGTGGACGGCACCGTGTTCTTCCCCAACATCCCGACCGAGGAGGTCTTCACCACGCCCGCCCGCACGCGCGTGGACGGCATCGTGTACTCTGCAATGCCTTTGGTGCACGCCGGACAGATCGTGGACGACTTCTGGCTGAGGTTCGAGGGCGGCAAGGTCGTGGAGTACGACGCCGCGCGCGGGCGAGAAGTGCTGCGCCACATTATCGAGACCGATGAGAACGCCGCGTACCTTGGCGAGTGCGCGCTCATATCGAAGCGCACGCCCATCAGACAGTCTGGCCTGCTGTTTTTTGACACCCTGTACGACGAGAACGCCAGCTGTCACCTTGCGCTGGGAACCGGATTCCCGGAGTGCCTGGAGGGCGGCCTGGACATGGACAAGGACGCTCTGCTCGCGAACGGTGTGAACCAGTCCGCCACGCACGTGGACTTCATGATTGGCTCCGACGACCTCAACATCACGGGAGTGAAGTCGTCTGGCGAGGAGGTTTCCGTGTTTTGCAACGGTGCCTGGGCCTGGGAGAGCGAATAG
- the argH gene encoding argininosuccinate lyase — MALWSGRFEQGVSEFTQEFGASLEDDKSMYAQDIAGSIAHAKMLARQGVIPQEDAEKIEAGLLKIKGQIDAGTFEWDVNDEDIHMAVEGALIRDIGAPGARLHTGRSRNDQVATDIRLLAKDMLRELAKENCKLRKTLLSAAEKNFDVVMPGYTHMQHAQPVLFSHHLLAYFWMFTRDLKRIAFAFEDADANPLGSAALAGTTYPLDRFYTTELLGFDHPIPNSMDAVSDRDYLLDLLFACSVSMMHLSRLCEEIITWSTTEFGFVTLSDEYSTGSSIMPQKKNPDFAELTRGKSGRVVGNLVALLVTMKGLPLAYNKDLQECKQGAIDSAKTLRDCMTCMEGMIDTWTVHADRMLDEAKAGFTAATDVADYLAKKGMPFRRAHEVVGELVLYCEKHGKGLEDLTLAEFQAASDLFGEDVAQDLDPAGIARARNTYGGTGHDAVRVQLGEAKARLQSDEAMVEGM; from the coding sequence ATGGCACTTTGGTCAGGCCGCTTTGAGCAGGGAGTGAGCGAGTTCACGCAGGAGTTTGGCGCGTCGCTCGAGGACGACAAGAGCATGTACGCGCAAGACATCGCCGGATCCATCGCGCACGCGAAGATGCTTGCCCGACAAGGTGTCATCCCTCAGGAGGACGCGGAGAAGATCGAGGCCGGCCTGCTGAAGATTAAGGGCCAGATTGACGCCGGCACGTTTGAGTGGGACGTGAACGACGAGGACATCCACATGGCCGTGGAGGGCGCCCTCATTCGCGACATTGGTGCGCCGGGCGCGCGCCTGCACACCGGGCGCTCCCGCAACGACCAGGTGGCGACGGACATCAGACTCCTTGCGAAGGACATGCTGCGCGAGCTTGCGAAAGAGAACTGCAAGCTGAGGAAGACCCTGCTTTCGGCGGCCGAGAAGAACTTCGACGTGGTGATGCCGGGCTATACGCACATGCAGCATGCGCAGCCCGTGCTCTTCTCGCATCATCTTCTGGCGTACTTTTGGATGTTCACGCGCGACCTGAAGAGGATCGCGTTTGCCTTTGAGGATGCGGACGCGAACCCCTTGGGCTCGGCTGCGCTTGCGGGCACGACATACCCGCTGGACCGCTTCTATACCACAGAGCTCCTGGGCTTCGACCACCCCATCCCAAACTCGATGGATGCGGTATCCGATCGCGACTACCTGCTCGACCTGCTGTTTGCCTGCAGCGTGAGCATGATGCACCTCTCGCGCCTGTGCGAGGAGATCATCACGTGGTCCACCACGGAGTTTGGCTTCGTCACGCTGAGCGACGAGTACTCCACGGGGTCCTCCATCATGCCGCAGAAGAAGAACCCCGACTTTGCCGAGCTTACGCGCGGCAAGTCTGGGCGCGTTGTTGGCAACCTGGTGGCGCTCCTGGTGACGATGAAGGGGCTGCCGCTTGCGTACAACAAGGACCTGCAGGAGTGCAAGCAGGGGGCCATTGACTCGGCGAAGACCCTGCGCGACTGCATGACCTGCATGGAGGGCATGATCGACACCTGGACCGTACATGCGGACCGGATGCTCGACGAGGCGAAGGCGGGCTTTACGGCCGCGACGGACGTGGCAGACTACCTTGCCAAGAAGGGCATGCCGTTCCGCCGCGCCCACGAGGTAGTGGGCGAGCTGGTGCTGTACTGCGAGAAGCACGGCAAGGGCCTGGAGGACCTGACCCTGGCGGAGTTTCAGGCGGCGAGCGACCTGTTTGGGGAGGACGTCGCGCAGGACCTGGACCCCGCGGGCATTGCCCGCGCACGCAACACCTATGGCGGCACCGGGCACGACGCCGTGCGCGTGCAGCTGGGCGAGGCAAAGGCGCGCCTGCAGTCCGACGAGGCCATGGTGGAGGGCATGTAG
- a CDS encoding Tat pathway signal protein encodes MSAGGVRRALTRRGLFKAGAATGVAAAAIGVMAGCGRNTKDDDTAPTVVNDKSADYVIDPKTNESKYKSVDFKKEPVATWTIPVGNVLHPGGETWIPVTSAGSSATPMVKGSALDITSGTLCEVVSKTHTSHNTNMVIYDVRCSDSVYAWSELDLLTHKWYLYAAAFSGGALAGDVSTLWHASKDYDPPLFAVAGKRVIWQVMPSTTGTKAAKSSSCYVWSLGDSKARRAIESPGRFATEPAVSDGTVTLTPRVRADKGTFYGITSYKLSDDLSEQVDQLVLPAGVKPLNAVSIDDRFAFSIEASYSSGGLLGTMGSYIGKPEGPFVALSREPFAPICGKDGTYIVKSRASYFVIDTDKRKYSVLAAQNRCVDYGEYPACVGSTSQFVTFSTIKNQDTGYPESVSIRVFSL; translated from the coding sequence ATGTCGGCCGGAGGCGTGAGGCGCGCGCTCACCAGGCGCGGACTCTTCAAGGCGGGTGCGGCCACGGGCGTGGCGGCAGCCGCCATTGGCGTCATGGCGGGCTGCGGGCGCAACACGAAGGACGACGACACCGCCCCGACCGTGGTGAACGACAAGTCCGCGGACTACGTGATCGACCCAAAGACAAACGAGAGCAAGTACAAGTCCGTGGACTTCAAGAAGGAGCCCGTTGCGACGTGGACGATTCCCGTGGGCAACGTGCTGCATCCCGGCGGCGAGACGTGGATTCCCGTCACCTCTGCAGGCAGCTCGGCAACGCCTATGGTGAAGGGCTCCGCGCTTGACATCACGAGCGGAACGCTTTGCGAGGTCGTGAGCAAGACCCACACGTCGCACAACACGAACATGGTGATATACGACGTGCGATGCTCGGACAGCGTCTATGCATGGAGCGAGTTGGACCTGCTCACGCACAAGTGGTACCTGTATGCCGCGGCGTTCTCTGGCGGTGCCCTCGCGGGCGACGTGTCCACGCTCTGGCACGCGAGCAAGGACTACGATCCACCGTTGTTTGCCGTTGCGGGAAAGCGCGTGATTTGGCAGGTCATGCCCTCGACAACGGGCACAAAGGCCGCAAAGAGCTCTTCCTGCTACGTGTGGTCCCTGGGCGATTCCAAGGCGCGGCGTGCCATAGAGTCGCCGGGTCGCTTTGCGACGGAGCCGGCGGTGTCCGACGGCACCGTGACGCTCACACCGCGCGTGCGTGCGGACAAGGGCACGTTTTATGGCATAACCTCGTACAAGCTGAGCGATGACCTATCCGAGCAGGTGGACCAGCTCGTGCTGCCGGCGGGCGTGAAGCCGCTCAATGCGGTGAGCATTGACGACCGCTTTGCGTTCTCCATCGAGGCAAGCTACAGCTCCGGCGGCCTGCTGGGGACCATGGGATCCTACATCGGCAAGCCGGAAGGGCCGTTCGTGGCGCTTTCCCGCGAGCCGTTTGCGCCAATCTGCGGCAAGGATGGCACCTACATCGTGAAGAGTCGCGCGTCGTACTTCGTGATCGATACAGACAAGAGGAAGTACTCCGTGCTGGCGGCGCAAAACCGCTGCGTGGATTACGGGGAGTATCCGGCCTGCGTGGGCTCCACGTCGCAGTTCGTGACCTTCTCGACCATCAAGAACCAGGACACCGGCTACCCCGAATCCGTATCGATCCGAGTATTTTCTCTCTAG